Part of the Sphingomonadaceae bacterium OTU29LAMAA1 genome, GGCGGCCTGACCGGACAGCGCGGCCTGGAAGCCGGGATTGTCGAAAGGCCGGCCCGTTTGCAGGTCGATGGTTGCGCCGAGCGAGCCTTCGTCGACTTCGGCGGATTGCGTCTTGCGAACGATGATCGAGTTGAACAGCTCGGATGCGAAGACGCTGTAGTCGAAGGAACGGCCACGGTTGATACCGGCACCGAGCGTCGAGCCGGTCGTCGCCGAAATCGCTTCTATGCCGTTGAAGCGGGTGCGGCTGAAGTCGCCGCCGAGGCCGCGCACGGTGACGGTGCGACCCTCGCCGCCGTCCCGTTCGATCGAAATGCCGGGAATGCGCTGTAGCGAGTCGGCGAGGTTCGCATCGGGGAAGTCGGCGATGTCGGCGGCGTTGATCGCGTCCACGACGCCGGCCGACTGCTTCTTGATCTGGATCGCCGAGGCGAGGCTCTGGCGGAAGCCGGTGACGACGATATCGGAACCCTGCGTGTCCGCGTCGACGGTCGCGGCCGCCGGCGCTTGCTGATCCGTCGGCGCCGGCTGCGCTGCCGCAGCGGTGATCGGAGGATCCTGCGAGGTCCCCGTCGTGTTCTGCGCGGCTGCCGGAAAGGCGATGCCGACCGCGATGGCGAACGTCGCGCTGGTCGTGGCAAGGCGAAGATGACGAAGATGACGCATGATATCCCCCCTGAAATCCCATTTGTTGGGATTTTGTTTTACACTATGACTTATCAGCTAATAGGCTCGGCGATGTCAATGGCCCGATGCGGACTTTCCGCTGCGTCTTGAGAGATTAACAGGGCGTCCTTGCGTGTTGCCGCCGATGATGGACGGCATCGGCGCATTCGCGGGTTTGAACGACGCCCGATCCTCGACGAGTCGGGCCGACGGCGCCCGGTCGACCAACCGGAAAGCGGCCATTCGCTGAAGTGCTCGATTCATGCAGCATTGTAGGCGATGAGGATGTCGTGACAGAGGTGAGGGCGTAAGCCGGCATGAAGGCGATATCGAATGGGCGAACGGGAGATCCGCCGGAAGGGATGCGGCGCCTCGACGCCGGGTTCTTCAATATGGGCTCCGATCGCTTCTACCCTGAGGAAGCGCCTGTCCGTCGCGTTCGTATCGATGCCTTCTGGATCGACGAAACGCCTGTAACCAATGCCCGGTTTGCCAGGTTCGTCGAGCAAACCGGCTACGTTACGGTGGCCGAGATAGCACCGGATCCGAAGGATTATCCCGGGCTTCTGCCCGAATACGCCAACCCTGGATCCCTGGTGTTCGAAAAGAGCCGGGTTCCCGTGGACACTTCCGACGCGTCTCAATGGTGGCATGTGCGAACGGGTGCCGACTGGCGCCATCCGCTCGGCGAGGGAAGTTCGCTCGACGGGCTTGACGACCATCCTGTGGTCCATGTCGCCTACGCGGACGCGGAGGCCTTCGCGGTCTGGTCTGGCAAATCGCTGCCGACGGAAGCCGAGTGGGAATACGCTGCGCGGGGTGGACTTGAGAACGCGGACTATGCGTGGGGCGACGAACTGGCGCCCGGCGGCGCGATGATGGCGAACTATTGGCAAGGCTTGTTCCCCTTCGCCAATCAGATGCTCGACGGCTACGAACGGACATCCCCCGTACGTTACTATCCCGCGAATGGTTACGGCCTGTTCGACATGATCGGGAACGTCTGGGAATGGACAGCTGACTGGTATGCGCTGCCCCGGCACAAGACGGCGAAGCTCGGAAACAAGGGAGACTGCTGTTTCGCACCGGACGCGCGCGGTGGCAGGAAACGGAAGCGTTCCGACCTTACCATCGCCGATACGCCGATTGGCCGCAAAGTGCTGAAGGGTGGATCGCATCTCTGTGCCGAAAATTATTGCCGCCGTTACAGACCGGCAGCGCGTCATCCACAATCGATAGACTCGTCGACGAGCCATATCGGCTTCCGCTGCGTGGTGCGCGAAGGCTAGGCTTTCCCGTCTCAACCTAATCCATAAACGTGCCAATTTCCGAACAGGAAAGGCAATCGACAGTTATCCGCGGGCTGAGCAGCACCCGTACCGATGTGCATGGTGTCGCTGCTTCAGCCGGCACCGCCCGGCTCTGTGCGAGCATCTCGCGTTCTGCCTGCTCGCTCGAAACAGCAACGTTGTCCTCCACACGTCTGTGCAGACACACTGGAAGCCGAACGTCACCGCGGGTCCACGGGTCCACGGGTCCACGGGTCTAGCGCAAGCTGCAAACGTCAGGCCATGACGACGTCGGACACCTGCAAGCCCTCCACCGTCGGCACGAAATCTTCCGGCGCGATCGGGATCACCAATCCGTGCAATTGCGCAGCCGCCCAGGCGATGTGTTCGTCCATTCCCTTCATCGCCAGCAGCACCGCCGCCTGATCGAGACACCATCCGGCAGATTAGCGAACTGCAACCTCCCTTTCCTCGGCGGCGACTGGAGGTAGCGCACGGCCAGTACCGGACGGAAGCTGCCGATGTGTCGCCAACCCGAACCAGGTATCGACGATGCCACCGGATACCGGACCGTGGGGGTCTTCCTGCGTTCGATTCAACCGATAATAACGGGTCCCTGAGGGACGGTACGAACCACGATCTGCTGGAGCATCAGGATGCGCCGGGTATGGGCGAACGCGGCACCAGCGCGCTGACGAAGCCGATGACGTGCAACGCCGGTGCGTTCAGTCCGAATGGGCCGACGTAGACGGTCTTGCCCGCATCCGTCGCGGTCTTGATCGCGGCCTGGTCCTCGGCGGCGAAACGCGCGTTGACCCGCACGTCGGCACCGAGCAGCATCTGCATCGGGATCAGCGGCAGGATGCCGTCGTTGTCGAGCGGGTCGCCCGTCGAACAGAAGCCGGGCGGTTCGGTGCCCAGTCGCCACCCCTGTGCGCGAAACAGGGCGAACGACAGCCATGGCCGCTGGATCTGCACCGACATGTATTTCATCGTAATCCCGGTCAGCTTCGTCGCCGGAGACAGCGGCTGCACGGCCTGACCGTCCGCCGTCGACAGCAGCACCGCGTCCGTTCCGCCCAACACCGTAAAGGCATTGTCGGCACCACCCTGCCCCAGCAGGTCGATATCAATATCGACGAACCGGTCCAGCCGGGACATGTCGTACCAGTCCTCCGGCTGCGCGAAGGCAGGATACCAGGATCCGCCGGTACCGACCAAGTCCGCCATCGCAGCCTGCGCGTAGCGTTGTTCGGCCCCCGCGATGATTTCGCCGGCGAAGCTGCCGGCGTCGGCCGACGCACCATGCAGGACAGCGCCATAGGTGGCCTGCACCGATGATCCGCTGGGCATGTAAAACCGTTCGAAGTTCGGCACCGCATCGACCAGATCGCTGAACGCGAACAATGGACGCAGGTCGCCTTCCGGATCGCTGGCCGATCTGCCGCCGGCGAACAAGGCGGGCGTGATCGGAATGGGGAGAGCGGCAAGTTGCAGCACCGGCTTGGCAGTGCGCTGCGCTCGCTGTGCCGTATCGTCGTGCAGCATGACGGAGCCGTCGTCGGCCATGCGGTTGCGGAGGCGTGACGGCGCTTGCGGTGCAATGTCGTCGATCGGGATCGTGCGGGCGAACGCCCCGGCGAGATTCATCGGCGATGGTTCCTTGGTCGGGCGCACCAGGCACGATCCCGGTGCGGTGATGCGTTCGGTCCCGCCGGCACGATGCCGACGGGAGCGGTATGCGATCAGGCGGCGGCAGGCGGCGCGAGCGGGGGAGAGGCGGGTATGATCGAACTGATCCAGGCGATCACCTGAAGCCCCTCGAACGACAATTTGCCGCCTGACAGGCTCGAGGTGAATTTACGATCGGAAGAGCTGTGCGAATAACTGCCGCTGACGCTGAACGGTCCCCATCCGCCGCTTGCCTGGGTCTGCGTTTGTTCGGAGTGGAATTTCATGTCTTCGGATCCGAAGTTCGCCTGGATCGTCACGTTGCGGGCAACCACGAACCCGGTCGGCAACAGCGGCATCAGCCCCCGCAGGTCCTCGCTGGCACCGTTGGAGACACCATGGGCGGCGACACCCGACATGAACCAGTCGCGCATTTCGAATAGCAACGGATTGAGCCAGGGCCGCTTGATCTGGACGAAGATCAGCTCGGCATCGAGGACGAAGCTGTCGCTTTCCATATGCGTGTGCTCGTCTTCGGAACTGCCCGACGCACCGCCGCTGGCCGACCACAAGCCGTAGCTGCCGCCGGCGGACACGGAATAGCTCGATGCTTCCTTGCTTTCCTCCTGCGACAGATTGGAACTATCGAAATGCAGCTTCGAGGGTTGGCAATCGGGCGACGCCCAATTCGAAGGAATGGCATAGGTCGGCAGGAACGTGTTGAGGCCGTCCGGTGACGCGAGGGAATATTGCGGACCCACCAGCCTTTGCGACTGTTCGATCACCGCGGTCAGCGCATCGTTGACCGTCGACGCCAGCGCCTGCTGGGCCAGCTCGACGTCTTCCTTGTAGGCGCGTGTCCATTTGTTCCAGGCCTGATCGACGTTGAGCTGCAACCCCGGCTGCACCGCGTTCCATGCGCGCTGGTCTGCCTTGTCACTTAGATCGTAGCCGTTCCGCGCCGCCCGATACCCTCCGACCGCGGTGATGTAAGCGGCCTGTGCCGCTTCGTAGTCGATGACGGGTGAACTGGGGACGGTGACGGTCTTCTTGTTGTGCCGAAAATCTTCCGTCGTGACCTCGGTGTTCAGATAGTCGAACGCATCGTCGTAAATCTTCTTCTGCTCTTCATTCATTTTATGCGCCGTGTTTGCCCCCTCTACGATCAACCGGTATGCCGCGGACGTCGTCTTGCCGGAATCGGACCACAACGCCCCGGTCGTCGGTTGCGCATCGCAGAACATGGCGAACGCCGCGGCGCTGCCCAGATCGCCTTCGGGATTCACCGGACTCATCATGTCGTCGAAATCATCGGGGTTCAGAACCAGATTCTTGCCCATCTGGATGAACGTCGTATCTCTGTGCCACGCCGACTCCTTGCCCGGTGGCGCATAGGTGACCGCGTCGTACAAACGGTCGTAGAGCTGGGCGAGTACCTTGGTTTCCTGTTCAGGCGTCATGCGTCTCTCCTCTTGTGTATCGTTGATGATGGCGATCAGGCGGCCTGCGTCAGGCGACGCGCGGCACGGGCGCCTTCGGACCCTGGAACTTATACGTGACGCCACCCGGCCCTTGCTGGCGCAGGTACATGCCCATTTCCGACCGCAGATCGGACTTCGCAGTGTTGAAGGTGGCGACTGTCGCCGCGTTGCAAAGGCCGACGATCCGCGCGAGGACG contains:
- a CDS encoding formylglycine-generating enzyme family protein — its product is MRRLDAGFFNMGSDRFYPEEAPVRRVRIDAFWIDETPVTNARFARFVEQTGYVTVAEIAPDPKDYPGLLPEYANPGSLVFEKSRVPVDTSDASQWWHVRTGADWRHPLGEGSSLDGLDDHPVVHVAYADAEAFAVWSGKSLPTEAEWEYAARGGLENADYAWGDELAPGGAMMANYWQGLFPFANQMLDGYERTSPVRYYPANGYGLFDMIGNVWEWTADWYALPRHKTAKLGNKGDCCFAPDARGGRKRKRSDLTIADTPIGRKVLKGGSHLCAENYCRRYRPAARHPQSIDSSTSHIGFRCVVREG